The following proteins are co-located in the Polyangia bacterium genome:
- a CDS encoding flagellin, translating into SRIQDVDVAQETSNLSRAQILMQAGVSVLAQANQIPQVALKLLG; encoded by the coding sequence AGCCGGATCCAGGACGTGGACGTGGCGCAGGAGACCTCGAACCTCAGCCGCGCCCAGATCCTGATGCAGGCCGGTGTCTCGGTTCTGGCCCAGGCCAACCAGATCCCGCAGGTCGCCCTCAAGCTCCTCGGGTAA